In the Enterobacter cloacae subsp. cloacae ATCC 13047 genome, CGCACCATCTCAATCACCTGTTCGTTGATGACATCATGCACGGTGACGTTGATCCCGGCATGGCGATCGCGAAACGCTTTCAGCACCTCCGGCAGGACGTTAGCCGCAAACGACGGCATGGCCGCGACCGAGATTTTGCCGCGCTGCAACGTAAAGCACTGGTGCATTGCCTCTTCCACGTTATCCCAGTCAGCCAGCAGCTGCCGCGCCATCGGTAAAAAGGTTTCGCCCTCCTGCGTCAGGGTGACCTTACGCGTGCTTCGCTGCAGCAGCGGGCCCCCCAGCGCATCCTCCAGCCCTTTAATCGTCAGGCTGAGGGCAGGCTGAGAAAGATTTAACCGTTCGCTGGCGTGCGCAAAATTGAGAGTGTGAGCTACCGCTAAAAACGCGCGTAACTGTTTGACACTCATTCTCATTTTTCATCCTGTTAACTAATTGAAAAAATTTAGTTAACAGAAAATTAATAAAAAAACCAAATGAGTGAGTCACAAATTCAAAATTAACAAAAGAGTCGTCGCCCCCAATGATACCGCCACGGACAACAGGAGGGATGGCTATGGCAGGACTGGATAAACGCGTCGGCAGCTATGCGCAGGCGCTGGAGGGGCTGGCGGACGGGATGACATTGCTGGCGGGCGGCTTTGGCCTGTGCGGTATTCCTGAAAATCTGATTGCGGAAGTCAAACGCCGTCAGGTGCAGGGCCTGACGGTGGTATCGAACAACTGCGGCGTGGATGGTTTCGGGCTCGGGCTGCTGCTGGAGACGCGCCAGGTGCGGAAGGTGGTGGCGTCTTACGTCGGCGAGAACGCGCTGTTCGAACAGCAGGTGCTGAGCGGCGAGCTGGAGGTTGAGCTGACGCCCCAGGGCACGCTGGCCGAAAAGGTGCGCGCGGGCGGGGCCGGTATTCCGGCATTTTACACGGCCACCGGCTATGGCACGCCCGTGGCCGCCGGGAAAGAGGTACGTCAGTTTGCCGGTAAGCACTACATCCTTGAAGAGGCCATTACAGGCGATTTTGCGCTGATCAAAGGCTGGAAAGCGGACTGGTACGGCAACGTTATCTACCGCCACACCGCGCAAAATTTCAACCCGCTAATGGCCACCGCAGGACGGATAACCGTGGTGGAGGTGGAAGAGATTGTCCCGCCGGGTGAGCTGCCGCCGTCCGCCATTCATACCCCGGGAATTTATGTCGACAGGCTGATTGTCGGCCAGTTTGAGAAACGCATTGAACAGCGCACGCTGCGCGCAGAGGGAGTCTGACCATGTTAACCCGCGAACAGATGGCCATGCGCGTCGCCCGTGAGCTGCGCGACGGTTACTACGTCAACCTGGGGATCGGTATCCCGACGCTGGTGGCGAACTACATCCCCGCCGGCATGGACGTGATGCTCCAGTCAGAAAACGGACTGCTGGGGATGGGGGAATTTCCCGATGCGCAGAGCCTTGATGCCGACATGATTAACGCCGGTAAGCAGACCGTCACCGCGCGAACCGGTGCCGCCATTTTCGACTCGGCCCAGTCCTTCGCCATGATCCGGGGGGGTCACGTCGACCTCACGGTGCTCGGGGCGTTTGAGGTGGACATGGAAGGCAACATCGCCTCGTGGATGATCCCCGGAAAGATGGTGAAAGGCATGGGCGGCGCCATGGATCTTGTCGCCGGGGCGCAGAACATCATTGTCGTGATGACCCACGCGTCGAAGAGCGGTGAGTCCAAACTGCTGTCGCGCTGCACGCTACCGCTCACCGGCGTGGGCTGCATCCGCCGGGTGTTAACCGACCTGGCCCTGCTGGAAATTAAAGACGGTGCGTTCATTCTGCGTGAATACGCCCCCGGCGTCGGCATTGACGAGATCGTCAGCAAAACTGCCGGAAAAATCATCGTGGCGGACGACGTTCGCGAAATGCGCTTTAGCTGAGGACTCAACATGAAAAACGTCATGATAGTCGGGGCAACGCGAACGCCGATTGGCAGTTTTCGCGGTTCGCTCTCTCCCCTTTCCGCCGTTGAACTTGGTGCTGTCGCGGTGCGCCGCCTGCTTGAGGAGAGCTCGCTTTCGGCAGGTGACACAGACGAACTGATTTTTGGGCAGGTGCTGACGGCAGGCTGCGGACAAAACCCGGCACGTCAGACGGCTATCGCCGCCGGACTGCCCGTCAGTACCCCTGCCACCACGGTCAATCTGGTCTGCGGCGCGGGGCTGAAGGCGGTACAGCTTGCGGCACAGGCTATCCGCTGTGGAGACGCAGAGGTGGTGATCGCGGGCGGTCAGGAGAGCATGAGCAATGCCCCTTACCTACTGGATGGCGCCCGTTCCGGGCTGCGTTTTGGCCACACAGGCCTGCAGGACAGCATGATCGTCGACGGCCTGTGGGATGCGTTTAACGATTACCACATGGGGATCACTGCGGAAAACGTCGCCCGGCAGTACGGCATTTCACGCGAACAGCAGGATGCCTTCGCCGCCGGGTCACAGCAAAAGGCGGCGTCTGCCATCGAATCTGCTCGCTTTGAGGCCGAGATTACCCCTGTAACGGTGAAACAGGGCAAGAAGCCGCCATTGGTGATTCGTCATGACGAACAACCCCGGCCAGGAACCACCGCAGAACAGCTTGCGCAACTACGCCCCGCGTTTCGCCAGGAGGACGGCACGGTCACGGCGGGGAATGCCTCCACCCTGAACGATGGCGCCGCCGCGGTGTTGCTGATGAGCGAAGAAAAAGCGCGGGCGAGCGGACTACCGGTGCTGGGCCGGATCGTGAGCTACGCCGTTACCGGGGTTGACCCGTCCGTAATGGGCATCGGCCCCGTCAGCGCCTGCCAGACCGCGCTGGCGCGGGCAGGCTGGACGCTGGATGAGGTGGATCTCATCGAAGCCAACGAAGCTTTTGCCGCGCAGGCGCTGGCGGTTGGTAACCTGCTTGGCTGGGATGCGCGCAAGGTGAACGTTAACGGTGGCGCTATCGCGCTGGGCCATCCGATTGGTGCATCCGGCTGTCGGATCCTTGTGACGCTGCTGCATGAGATGCAGCGCCGTGACGCCAAAAAAGGGCTGGTCACTCTGTGCATAGGCGGCGGGCAAGGCATTGCGCTGACCGTCGAGCGTTAAACCTCTCGTGAATACCCGAATATAACAACAGTAAGGAGTCGCAATGAGTGTGTTAATTGCCCTGGCGGCGCTGGCGCTGCTGATGCTGGCGGCCTATCGCGGATATAGCGTTATTCTTTTTGCGCCCATTGCGGCGCTGGGTGCCGTGCTGTTAACCGACCCGGGCGCTGTCGGCCCGACGTTTACCGGCCTGTTTATGGAAAAGATGGTGGGCTTCGTCAAGCTCTACTTCCCGGTGTTCCTGCTGGGCGCCGTGTTTGGCAAGCTGATTGAACTCTCCGGCTTCTCACGCTCCATTGTTGCCGCAGCGATTCAAATCCTTGGCCGCCGCCACGCCATTCCGGTGATTGTGCTGGTCTGCGCACTGTTAACCTACGGCGGCGTGTCGCTCTTTGTGGTGGCGTTTGCCGTTTATCCTTTCGCCGCCGAACTGTTTCGCCAGAGCGGGATCCCCAAACGGCTGATCCCGGCGACCGTGGCGCTGGGGGCGTTCTCGTTCACCATGGACGCCCTGCCCGGCACGCCGCAGATCCAGAATATTATCCCCACCAGCTTCTTCGGCACTAATGCCTGGGCTGCCCCCTGGCTGGGGCTGATTGGCTCGCTGTTTATTATCTGCTTTGGCCTGCTCTGGCTGGAGCGCCAGCGGCGGAAAGCGCTAAATAACAATGAAGGTTACGGCACGGATCTGAAAAACGAACCGGAAACGCCGGACAACATTAACCTTCCCCATCCGCTGATTGCGATTTCCCCCCTGCTGGTGGTGGGGATCCTCAACCTGCTGTTTACCCGCTGGATCCCCGGCTGGTATGGCACCAGCCACGAGCTGACCCTGCCCGGACTGGCAAAGCCGATTGTGACCGAGGTCAGCAAGATCACCGCCATCTGGGCCGTGGAAGCTGCGCTGATTTCCGGTATCGTGCTGGTGCTGATCTTTGGCTTTCGCAACATCCGGGGACGTCTGGCGGAAGGCAGCCGGACGGCAGTGAGCGGCGCGATCCTGGCGGCGATGAATACCGCCTCGGAATATGGTTTCGGTGCAGTTATCGCCGCCCTGCCCGGCTTTCTGGTCTTATCCCACGCGCTGGCGGCTATTCCGAACCCGTTACTGAATGAAGCGATCAGCGTGACCGTTCTCGCCGGGATCACCGGTTCGGCTTCAGGTGGGATGAGCATTGCGCTGGCGGCCATGGCAGACAGCTTTGTCGCCGCCGCCCATGCCGCGAATATTCCGCTGGAGGTCCTGCACCGGGTGGCTTCTATGGCCAGCGGTGGCATGGATACACTCCCCCATAACGGCGCGGTGATTACGCTGCTGGCCATCACCGGTCTTAGCCATCGTCAGGCCTATGGCGGTATTTTCGCCATCACGATCATCAAAAGTCTGGCGGTGCTTTTTGTCATTGCCGTGTTCTATCTCACCGGCATTGTGTAAGGAGAATAAAATGAATCTGAACGGTAAAACGGCGCTGGTGACCGGCTCGACCAGCGGTATTGGTCTGGGCATCGCCCGCGTACTGGCAAAGGCCGGAGCGCAGCTGATCCTCAACGGTTTTGGCGACAGTGACGCAGCAAGAGAAGAGATCGCCCGGCTGGGGAAAAAACCGGGCTATCACGATGCAGATCTGCGTGACGCCCTGCAAATCGATGCGATGATGCGCTACGCCGACACGCAGTTCGGCGGGGTGGATATTCTTATCAATAATGCCGGCATACAGCATGTCGCCCCGGTTGAGGCGTTCCCGGTGGAGAAATGGAACGACATTATTGCCATTAACCTGTCGTCGGTGTTTCACACCAGCCGACTGGCGCTGCCTGCAATGCGCGAGAAAAACTGGGGACGCATCATTAATATCGCCTCCGTGCATGGGCTGGTGGCGTCAAAAGAGAAGTCAGCCTATGTCGCCGCCAAGCATGGGGTGGTCGGTTTTACAAAATCCCTGGCGCTGGAGACTGCCCGCACCGGTATTACTGCTAACGCCATCTGCCCGGGATGGGTACTTACGCCGCTGGTTCAGCAGCAGATCGACAAACGTATCGCAGAAGGTGTGCCTGCGGATCGGGCGCGCGAGCAGTTGCTTGCGGAGAAACAGCCATCAGGAGAGTTTGTTACGCCAGAACAGCTGGGTGAACTGGCGCTGTTTTTATGTAGCGACAGCGCCGTGCACGTGCGGGGCGCGGCATGGAATATGGACGGCGGGTGGGTCGCCCAGTGACGTATCGGCCAGGCAAGCCTGTGCTTCCCGGCCATAACATTAGCTTGAGCAGCTGACCTCCAGCCGCTTGCCCCAGTCAGGCGGGCGGCTGACATAATCGTCGTCCCGGTCGGCAAACGGCGTGCGCAACGCTACGTGCAGCCGGTGTAATTCCGCATATTCACCTTGCTCCGCCTGCTCAATCGCCCGCTGCGCCAGCCAGTTGCGCAAGACCATCGCCGGGTTCGCCGCGTTCATCTGCGCCTGCCGGGTCGCGTCATCCACCTGCTCTTGTTGCAGGCGCGCGCGGTAAGTGGCAAACCAGTCGTCAAACGCCTGTCGGTCGATAAACTCATCGCGCAGCGGTGAGGCAGCGCTATGCTGCTCTGTCTGGCCGAGCATACGGAAGGTACGGGTATAGTCGCTGCCCTCACGCGCCATGAGCGCAAACAAGCCATTCAGAATAGTGTTATCGCCCTTCTCCTGCGTCATCAGCCCCAGCTTGTTGCGCATCAGCGTGCCGTATTCGCGCAGCAATGTCTCCTGATAGCCGTCGAGCGCATCATTCAGGGCATCAACGTCGATAAACGGCGACAGGGATTGCGCCAGACGCTGCAGATTCCACAGCCCCACCGCCGGCTGATTGTCAAAGCTGTAGCGCCCCTGATAGTCCGAGTGGTTGCAGATATACCCCGGCTGATAGTCATCGAGAAAACCAAACGGACCGTAATCAAAGGTCAGCCCCAGAATTGACATGTTGTCGGTGTTCATCACGCCATGAGCAAAGCCTACGGACTGCCAGCGGGCAATCATGATTGCCGTGCGGGCAACCACATCCCGGAACCAGAGGTGGTATTTGTCGGCCTCGTCCTGTAACTGCGGCCAGTGCCGTCGGATGGCGTAATCGGCAAGCTGGCGTACGTTTTCCGGCTCGCGGCGATAATAAAAGTGTTCAAAATGGCCGAAACGCAGATGGCTTTGCGCAATGCGCATCAGCATCGCGCCTTTTTCTACCGTTTCGCGGACCACCGGGGTGTCACTGGTCACTATCGTCAGCGCGCGCGTGGTGGGAATACCCAGCGCATGCATCGCTTCCGACGCCAGACTTTCACGGATGGTTGAGCGCAGTACCGCGCGCCCGTCGCCCATGCGTGAATAGGGTGTGAGACCCGCCCCTTTCAGGTGCCAGTCGACCGTCTCTCCGCCGGGGAGCTGTTGTTCGCCGAGCAGGATCCCACGGCCGTCCCCCAGCTGTCCCGCCCAGACGCCAAACTGGTGTCCGCTATAGACCTGAGCGAGGGGCTGCATGCCATCGAGCAGCGTTTCCCCTCCCCAGACGCCCGCGCCGTCTGAAGGCTGGAACATTTCCGGTGGGATAGCCAGGTCGTTCGCCAGCGAATCGTTATGCCAGACAAGACGGGAATGATGTAATGGTGTTGGTTTGAGTGCGGTATAAAAACCCGGCAACTCGTCATGCCAGTGCGCAGTAAAAGACAGGGTCATAAGTCCTCCTGCTTTTAGTGTAGAGGGTTTACCCGGACTTAAACACGGGCGAAAGAAAGGGTTATCACTGAACCAGCGTGGTGACGCGCTCTGCAGTTACGGCAGGCCACAGCGCCCCCTGCATGGCACCAAAATTGAAGGATAAAACGCGCTGCAACAGGGCATGATCGTCAATACCGGCGACGAGCACAGACTGACAATGTGACGTTATTTGCCACAGAATAGCGCGCATAAAGGGCTCAAAAGAAAGCGCTGCCGCGTGCTGCTGGATAAACCCTTTGTCCAGAATGACACGTTTAAACAAACCATCATAAACGGCTTTAAGCGAGGCTTCACCGGCACCAAAGTTTGCCAGCACTAGCGGAAAATGAATCGCCATTCTCGCCAGTTCAGGATCGTCTTTTCCGTTATTTAAACCTGGATAATTCTCATTAACAGTAAACTCAAGAAACGGATAACGCTCAAGTATTGAAACAGCGTTCCCATTACTTAATAAAAACTCAACTATTACAGGTGTAATATTGATCCATGCAATTAACTGATGCTGAATAAAAAACAGTTTGCAGGTATCAAGCAATTGCAGTTTTTCTTGAAACAGCGCTAACTCTTCTGCCGGCGTCAGACGTGGGATAACGAGTTCAGTGGGGATCCGTACAACGCTGCCGACGCCAGTAAAGTTAACCGTCACCTCTAATCCTTTAAGCTCACCGGCATTATTGCGGGCAGGCTGGAGCAACAGCTCAGACTGGTAGGCATTATCTAACGTAATAATCATTGCACTCGCCCCGCATTAAAGATGAGAGAGGACATCCTGGAGCAATTGCTGACACAATTCCACTGTCTTGATTTTAATAAGTTTAATTTCATTAGATCCGTATTAATTTTCAGATTTATCCCTGAATCTAAAATAATCTTATCCTGGTTGCTGCGTAATAGCCAGTTTTAGATAAAACAGACACATAAGGACATAAGTAATTTGTTGTAAATTTAACTTTAATCATCTTATTTGCAAAAAAACGGCATGGTTTAATTGTGCCATGCCGTCAGAAATGCGTGGTCGGTGGCGGACTAAATACGTCGTGCCTGCCAGAAATTTTTACGCCAGTAAACATTATCGAGGGAAGAACGCATCACCCCACGACTGGTCGAGGCATGAATAAACTGGTTATCCGTATCATAAATGCCAACATGCAGACCACTTTCACCCGAGCCGGTTTTGAAAAAAACCAGGTCGCCGGGTAACAACTCATCTTTATCAATTTCGGTACCGATTTCAGCCTGTTTGCGCGTTTCGCGTGGAAGCTGCAAATCAAACTTATCCCGGAACGTCATCAGCACGAAGCCGGAGCAATCCACCCCACCGCGACTCATGCCACCGTAGCGATACGGTGTCCCGCGCCAGTTGCTCAGCTGATCGTTCAGGCTGGCAATCACGGTGATTGAATCTGAAAGTCGTGGGTTAGGCGGCGGTGCGCGATGGCTACTGCATCCCGCAAGAAATAACGCTGCCACCATGAGAAACCAGAATCGCATGTCCAGACGAATCCTCTGCTTTTTTTATTCTTTTCGTAATTTAGCGTGCAATGGCGCTAACAGGCAAGAAACGGTTACTCGTGTGCGGTAGAAATCAGCATCTTATGCCCTTCGATATCCAGCCTGCGGAACGGCATATGGTAAGCACGAGCGAGATTTGGCGGCGTAAGGACGCTATCACGCGTGCCGCTGGCAATCATCTTCCCGCGCGCCAGAAGCCAGACGCTGTGCGCATGGCGCAGCGTATGGTTCAGGTCATGGCTGCTCATCACCACGGCAATGCCTTGTCGACACAGCGCGCTGAGGAGCGTGTCCAGCGCCGCCTGTTGCGCCACGTCCAGACCACTCATCGGCTCGTCCAGCAACAACAGTCGCCCGTGAGGGTTGCCCGCCGGATGGATCTGAAGGATCACCGCCGCCAGACGGACGCGCTGCCACTCGCCACCGGAAAGCTGGCTGGCATGCCGGGAAAGTTTGTCCTCTAACCCCAACGCCGCCGCCACTTCGGTGAGCAGCGCGGTCTGCTGTTTATCGTGCAGATGCAGCATCAGATAGTGCCAGACCGGCATCGCAAACGGCGGGACCTGCTGCTGAACAAGGTAGCTCCGCCGGTGCGCCAGCGCGACCGCCGACCAGTCACTCAGGGGGCTATCGAGCAAGGTGATCGAGCCTGGCCCGACTGTCAGCCCCGCCATGCGCGCCAGCAGCGTACTCTTCCCTGCCCCGTTCGGCCCCACCAGATGCAGGATTTCACCTGCACGGATGGCCGCCGTCACCGGCTCCAGACGCCCCGTCTCGGCAACGTCCGTGAGCTGCATCAGCTGCGTCATTATTTCGCCAGCGCCAGCTTGATTGACTCCATGACGATAGGATCTTCAGGCGTCATATCCGGAGAAAAACGCTGAACGACCTGGCCGTCACGACCAATCAGGAATTTTTCGAAATTCCACAGGATGTCGTCCGGATAGAGCGGTGCTCGCCCTTTGCTGGCCATACGCTCGTAAAAGCCACTGCCTTCCGGTGCCACGGCGGTCGGCGCGGCGGCCACCAGTTTGGCGTACAGCGGGTGACGATTTTCGCCATTCACATCAATTTTGCTGAACATCGGGAACGTCACGCCATAGGTGGTGCTGCAAAACGTTTTGATCTCCTCTTCGCTGCCCGGCTCCTGACCCAGGAACTGATTGCACGGGAAGCCCAGCACGATAAAGCCGTCTTTCTCCCAGGCTTTCTGAATGTTCTCCAGCTGCTCGTACTGCGGCGTCAGACCACATTTGGAGGCCACGTTCACAATGAGCAACACGTTGCCTTTGTAGCGTTCCAGGGTGGTTTTGTCCCCGTCGATGGTGGTCACTTCGGTATTCAGAATATCAGACTGCATAGCATTTCCTCAGGTTATCGATTTAACGTCCAGCTTTTAATAGTAGCCAGATAAACACCGGCGCGCCCAGCGTGGCGGTGACCACACCGATGGGCAACTCAGCGGCGTTCAGGGCGAGCCTGGCGATGATATCCGCCACCAGCAGCGTTGCCGCACCGGCCACTGCCGAGGCGGGAAGTAAGATTCGATGGTCGGTGGTGCCACACAGACGCAGCATGTGCGGGATAACCAGCCCGATAAAGCCAATCGCCCCCGCCAGCGCCACGCTCACTCCCACCAGCCAGCCGATTGCAATCACCAGCGCGTTGCGCCAGACGCCAATCGGCATCCCGAGCTGGCGGGCTGAGGTTTCACCAAGAGCGAGAATATTCAGCGGCTGCGACTGCATGCCCGCCCACAGTATGACCGGGACCAGCAGCACCATCAGCCAGCCCTGCCGCCAGTCTACGCCGCCAAACCCGCCCATCATCCAGTACATCAGCTGACGCAGATCGAACGAGGTGGAGAAGTAGACCGCCCAGGTCATCAACGCGCTGCAGATGATCCCCAACGCAACCCCGGCAAGCAGCAGCCGACTGGTTGATAAATGGCGTCGTGCGAAGCGCAGAAGAATGAGGGTGATCAGCAATGCCCCGAGAATGGCGCTTAGGCTAACGCCCCAGGGGGGAAAGCGCCCCACCGCCGAGCATCACCGCGGCAATCAGCCCTACACCGGCGCCATTTGAGACACCGAGCAGCCCCGGCTCTGCCAGAGGGTTTTCAAACAACGCCTGCATAATGGTGCCTGAGAGCGCCAGCGCGGCACCGACCAGGATCACCGCCAGCGTGCGCGGCAGACGAATTTGCCAGACGAAAAGCTGCCCTTCAGGACCAAACCAGCGTGCCGGGCTTAGCCACTGGTCGCCGGCACACAGGCTGAAACCGGCGGCAACAAAAAGCAGCAGCACCAGCAAAAGCAGGCGGCGTCGATCGGAACGCTGTTGGCGATGGGCAAAATCAAGCATGTGTACGGTTTTATTAGCGTGAGATGTAATTGATTTTACGGCGGGTTTGCCAGCGAGAGCAAAGAAAAAAGGCCGCGAGAGCGGCCTTTTTAGTTAGTTCATATTACTCTGTTTTGGGCGTTGCGTTTTCGACACGGCTTTTTAACTTCTGTCCGGGTCTGAAGGTCACCACGCGGCGGGCTGTAATGGGAATATCTTCCCCCGTCTTCGGGTTACGGCCCGGACGTTGGTTTTTGTCTCGCAAATCAAAATTGCCAAAGCCGGAGAGTTTTACCTGCTCACCATTTTCCAGAGCACGACGGATCTCTTCGAAAAACAGCTCTACCAGCTCTTTGGCATCCCGTTTGCTAAGCCCAAGCTTATCAAACAGATATTCTGACATTTCAGCTTTTGTAAGCGCCATAGGTTCAATCCCTCAATGATGCCTGGAATCGCTCTTTTAATGCCTCTACACATTTGGCGACGGTAGCGGCAATCTCCTCTTCTTCGAGTGTACGGCTGGTATCCTGAAGGATAAGGCTGATAGCGAGGCTCTTGAAACCTTCTGCTACGCCCTTGCCGCGGTACACGTCAAATAAGTTTACGCCAACTACCTGATTTACGCCAACTTTCTTACACTCGGCCAAAATATCTGCTGCAGGCACGTTTTCAGCGACCACAACCGCGATATCACGGCGGTTTGCCGGGAAGCGAGAGACGTCCTGCGCCTGTGGAATCACGCGGTCTGCAACCGGACTCCATTCCAGCTCAAACACGATGGTACGGCCGTTCAGGTCCAGTTTACGTTCCAGCTCAGGATGAACAACGCCAATAAAACCAATGCGTTTGCCCGCTAAATAGATAGCCGCACTTTGACCCGGATGGAGCGCCGGAATGGCTTCTGCACGGAATTTAATTTCAGATAATTTACCGGTCAGATCGAGAATTGCTTCCAGATCGCCCTTCATATCGTAGAAATCAACCGTGCCTTTTGCCAGGTCCCAGTGCTCTTCATAGCGATTACCGCTGATGGCGCCAGCCAGCATGAGATCCTGACGGATGCCTAAATTTGCCTGATTATCCGGCACAAAGCGCAAACCGCTTTCGAAAATTCGCACACGGTTTTGCTGACGATTCTGGTTGTAGACAATCGTGCCCAGCAGGCCGGTCCACAGAGACAGGCGCATTGCCGACATCTCGCTGGAGATCGGGCTTGGCAGGATCAGCGCTTCCTGGCCTGGATGGATCAGCTGCTGCAGCTTAGGATCGACAAAACTGTAGGTGATCACTTCCTGATAACCTTTGTCGTTCAGCATGGTTTTCACACGCTTCAGGGAGAGATCGGCTTCACGGTGGGAGCCCATCACCAGACCGGCCTGTACCGGCTCGTCAGGGATGTTGTTGTAGCCGTAGACGCGGGCCACTTCTTCCACCAGATCTTCTTCAATCTCCATGTCGAAACGCCATGATGGCGCAACGGCTTTCCACTCGTCCTGTCCTTCCGTCACGTCGCAACCCAGACGCTTCAGAATATCGGTGACCTGTGCATCGGCAACGTGGTGGCCAATCAGGCGATCCAATTTGCTGCGACGCAGGGTAATGGTCGCGCGCTTCGGCAGGGTGTTTTCGTTGGTCACATCAATAACCGGGCCCGCTTCGCCGCCGCAGATGTCGATCAGCAGACGGGTCGCACGTTCCATCGCTTTGTACTGCAGCGCCGGGTCAACGCCGCGCTCGTAGCGGTGAGAGGCATCGGTGTGCAGACCATGACGACGTGCGCGACCGGTAATAGAGAGCGGGCTGAAGAAGGCACATTCCAGCAGAACGTTTTGCGTTTCATCGTTCACGCCAGAGTGTTCGCCACCGAAGATGCCGCCCATCGCCAGCGCCTTACCGTGATCGGCAATCACCAGCGTGTCGGCATTCAGTTTTGCTTCGCTGCCGTCCAGCAGAACCAGGTTTTCACCCTCTTTCGCCATACGCACGATAATCCCGCCGTCGATACGATCTTTATCGAACGCGTGCATTGGCTGGCCCAGTTCCAGCAGAACATAGTTGGTCACGTCAACAACCGCATCGATAGAACGGATACCGCAGCGACGCAGTTTTTCTTTCATCCACAGCGGGGTTGGCGCTTTGA is a window encoding:
- a CDS encoding C40 family peptidase, with translation MRFWFLMVAALFLAGCSSHRAPPPNPRLSDSITVIASLNDQLSNWRGTPYRYGGMSRGGVDCSGFVLMTFRDKFDLQLPRETRKQAEIGTEIDKDELLPGDLVFFKTGSGESGLHVGIYDTDNQFIHASTSRGVMRSSLDNVYWRKNFWQARRI
- a CDS encoding acetyl-CoA C-acetyltransferase, coding for MKNVMIVGATRTPIGSFRGSLSPLSAVELGAVAVRRLLEESSLSAGDTDELIFGQVLTAGCGQNPARQTAIAAGLPVSTPATTVNLVCGAGLKAVQLAAQAIRCGDAEVVIAGGQESMSNAPYLLDGARSGLRFGHTGLQDSMIVDGLWDAFNDYHMGITAENVARQYGISREQQDAFAAGSQQKAASAIESARFEAEITPVTVKQGKKPPLVIRHDEQPRPGTTAEQLAQLRPAFRQEDGTVTAGNASTLNDGAAAVLLMSEEKARASGLPVLGRIVSYAVTGVDPSVMGIGPVSACQTALARAGWTLDEVDLIEANEAFAAQALAVGNLLGWDARKVNVNGGAIALGHPIGASGCRILVTLLHEMQRRDAKKGLVTLCIGGGQGIALTVER
- the selO gene encoding protein adenylyltransferase SelO, which codes for MTLSFTAHWHDELPGFYTALKPTPLHHSRLVWHNDSLANDLAIPPEMFQPSDGAGVWGGETLLDGMQPLAQVYSGHQFGVWAGQLGDGRGILLGEQQLPGGETVDWHLKGAGLTPYSRMGDGRAVLRSTIRESLASEAMHALGIPTTRALTIVTSDTPVVRETVEKGAMLMRIAQSHLRFGHFEHFYYRREPENVRQLADYAIRRHWPQLQDEADKYHLWFRDVVARTAIMIARWQSVGFAHGVMNTDNMSILGLTFDYGPFGFLDDYQPGYICNHSDYQGRYSFDNQPAVGLWNLQRLAQSLSPFIDVDALNDALDGYQETLLREYGTLMRNKLGLMTQEKGDNTILNGLFALMAREGSDYTRTFRMLGQTEQHSAASPLRDEFIDRQAFDDWFATYRARLQQEQVDDATRQAQMNAANPAMVLRNWLAQRAIEQAEQGEYAELHRLHVALRTPFADRDDDYVSRPPDWGKRLEVSCSS
- a CDS encoding 3-oxoacid CoA-transferase subunit B; this encodes MLTREQMAMRVARELRDGYYVNLGIGIPTLVANYIPAGMDVMLQSENGLLGMGEFPDAQSLDADMINAGKQTVTARTGAAIFDSAQSFAMIRGGHVDLTVLGAFEVDMEGNIASWMIPGKMVKGMGGAMDLVAGAQNIIVVMTHASKSGESKLLSRCTLPLTGVGCIRRVLTDLALLEIKDGAFILREYAPGVGIDEIVSKTAGKIIVADDVREMRFS
- a CDS encoding EAL domain-containing protein, giving the protein MIITLDNAYQSELLLQPARNNAGELKGLEVTVNFTGVGSVVRIPTELVIPRLTPAEELALFQEKLQLLDTCKLFFIQHQLIAWINITPVIVEFLLSNGNAVSILERYPFLEFTVNENYPGLNNGKDDPELARMAIHFPLVLANFGAGEASLKAVYDGLFKRVILDKGFIQQHAAALSFEPFMRAILWQITSHCQSVLVAGIDDHALLQRVLSFNFGAMQGALWPAVTAERVTTLVQ
- a CDS encoding 3-hydroxybutyrate dehydrogenase, yielding MNLNGKTALVTGSTSGIGLGIARVLAKAGAQLILNGFGDSDAAREEIARLGKKPGYHDADLRDALQIDAMMRYADTQFGGVDILINNAGIQHVAPVEAFPVEKWNDIIAINLSSVFHTSRLALPAMREKNWGRIINIASVHGLVASKEKSAYVAAKHGVVGFTKSLALETARTGITANAICPGWVLTPLVQQQIDKRIAEGVPADRAREQLLAEKQPSGEFVTPEQLGELALFLCSDSAVHVRGAAWNMDGGWVAQ
- a CDS encoding GntP family permease translates to MSVLIALAALALLMLAAYRGYSVILFAPIAALGAVLLTDPGAVGPTFTGLFMEKMVGFVKLYFPVFLLGAVFGKLIELSGFSRSIVAAAIQILGRRHAIPVIVLVCALLTYGGVSLFVVAFAVYPFAAELFRQSGIPKRLIPATVALGAFSFTMDALPGTPQIQNIIPTSFFGTNAWAAPWLGLIGSLFIICFGLLWLERQRRKALNNNEGYGTDLKNEPETPDNINLPHPLIAISPLLVVGILNLLFTRWIPGWYGTSHELTLPGLAKPIVTEVSKITAIWAVEAALISGIVLVLIFGFRNIRGRLAEGSRTAVSGAILAAMNTASEYGFGAVIAALPGFLVLSHALAAIPNPLLNEAISVTVLAGITGSASGGMSIALAAMADSFVAAAHAANIPLEVLHRVASMASGGMDTLPHNGAVITLLAITGLSHRQAYGGIFAITIIKSLAVLFVIAVFYLTGIV
- a CDS encoding CoA transferase subunit A; the encoded protein is MAGLDKRVGSYAQALEGLADGMTLLAGGFGLCGIPENLIAEVKRRQVQGLTVVSNNCGVDGFGLGLLLETRQVRKVVASYVGENALFEQQVLSGELEVELTPQGTLAEKVRAGGAGIPAFYTATGYGTPVAAGKEVRQFAGKHYILEEAITGDFALIKGWKADWYGNVIYRHTAQNFNPLMATAGRITVVEVEEIVPPGELPPSAIHTPGIYVDRLIVGQFEKRIEQRTLRAEGV
- the btuD gene encoding vitamin B12 ABC transporter ATP-binding protein BtuD, which translates into the protein MTQLMQLTDVAETGRLEPVTAAIRAGEILHLVGPNGAGKSTLLARMAGLTVGPGSITLLDSPLSDWSAVALAHRRSYLVQQQVPPFAMPVWHYLMLHLHDKQQTALLTEVAAALGLEDKLSRHASQLSGGEWQRVRLAAVILQIHPAGNPHGRLLLLDEPMSGLDVAQQAALDTLLSALCRQGIAVVMSSHDLNHTLRHAHSVWLLARGKMIASGTRDSVLTPPNLARAYHMPFRRLDIEGHKMLISTAHE